The genomic stretch ACCGTCCAGCCATAATTAGACCAGTAAACTGCCTGCCCCCGGCGGCGCGCCCGCATGTTTCTTTTGCTTAAGGCATCCTTTAAAAATCCGTCTAAAGATTTGGATTCTTCAGGCGAAAGCTTGATAAAAAAGTTGCAACGGGACATTTTCCCTCCCTTATTAAGTTCAAGATTAAGCCGTGGAATCTTGAACTTAACGCCCGGAACTCGATTATATTGATTTCTACATCTTCATTATATTACATTTCCGGCCCTAAAGTTCAAGATTAATAGGTAACTCGTTTATCAAATTCCCCCATATGCGCAAATAAACGAATATTAGGCGCGTTATAACGAAGATAAGCCAAATTTCTTCGCTATATGATAGATTCAGGCTTTGGAAATAATAGGGG from Planctomycetota bacterium encodes the following:
- a CDS encoding helix-turn-helix domain-containing protein, which gives rise to MSRCNFFIKLSPEESKSLDGFLKDALSKRNMRARRRGQAVYWSNYGWTVAKIAQQLKTSERSVWKWLDAYRKKGVEGLRGKRVFKRIKY